Proteins encoded by one window of Selenihalanaerobacter shriftii:
- a CDS encoding GHMP family kinase ATP-binding protein, whose translation MKATVKAPGTCGELVQGTIDNINFHVTCPINKYSYVTVELASHMQETICKQELPKTVQAVNKTLDYFGIDNLKAIINVRSELITGKGMASSTADITAAILATVVALGEEISSEELTKLALSVEPTDGVFYDGIVLFDHVSGKLYRYLGQISGLSILMVDLGGKIDTLQFNSRNDLKELNKDNEPLTKQALKLIEEGINKQNLDLVGKGVTLSSKANQNILPKKNFNKFLSLTNLEGVLGLNVAHSGTLLGILYDAKQIRVNKIEDKVKKRIGHFNMEQLKLINGGLTIIDDSSDWERKYKYG comes from the coding sequence ATGAAAGCTACGGTGAAAGCACCAGGTACTTGTGGAGAATTAGTGCAGGGAACCATAGATAATATTAATTTTCATGTAACCTGTCCAATTAATAAATATTCTTATGTTACAGTTGAATTGGCTTCACATATGCAAGAAACGATTTGTAAACAAGAGTTACCTAAAACTGTTCAAGCAGTGAATAAAACATTAGATTATTTTGGGATCGATAATTTGAAGGCTATTATTAATGTAAGGTCAGAGTTAATAACAGGAAAAGGAATGGCCAGTAGTACTGCTGATATTACAGCAGCTATTTTAGCTACTGTCGTTGCTTTAGGTGAAGAGATTAGTTCAGAGGAGCTAACTAAGTTAGCCTTAAGTGTGGAACCAACAGATGGGGTTTTTTATGATGGAATAGTTTTATTTGACCATGTATCTGGTAAATTATATAGATATTTAGGTCAGATATCAGGATTAAGTATTTTAATGGTGGATTTAGGTGGTAAAATTGATACTTTACAGTTCAATAGTAGAAATGACTTGAAAGAATTGAATAAGGATAATGAACCATTAACTAAACAAGCTTTAAAACTAATAGAAGAAGGTATTAATAAGCAAAATTTAGATTTAGTTGGTAAAGGTGTGACTTTAAGTAGTAAGGCTAACCAAAATATATTACCTAAAAAAAATTTTAATAAATTCTTAAGTTTAACTAATTTAGAAGGGGTGCTAGGTTTAAATGTAGCCCATAGTGGTACTTTACTTGGGATTTTATATGATGCTAAGCAAATAAGGGTAAATAAAATAGAGGATAAGGTTAAAAAAAGGATAGGACATTTTAATATGGAGCAATTGAAGTTGATTAATGGAGGGTTAACTATAATAGATGATAGCTCAGACTGGGAAAGGAAGTATAAATATGGTTAA
- a CDS encoding cob(I)yrinic acid a,c-diamide adenosyltransferase: protein MMKNKLEKGLVQVYTGKGKGKTTASLGLALRAVGHGFKVEMIQYMKGSAYSGELFSTERLPNLNIKQFGRGCPYAALIRQGIQKCTGCGECFLKGNDDESREEFKEFVKVAYDYTKEVLADSKTDIVILDEINNALRYDLLTIKDVLDLISLKDEKTELIMTGRGFDKKILETADLVTEMQAVKHPYQEQGITSRRGIEY from the coding sequence ATGATGAAGAATAAATTAGAAAAAGGATTAGTACAAGTATACACTGGTAAAGGTAAAGGCAAGACTACAGCATCATTAGGATTAGCTTTAAGGGCAGTAGGACATGGGTTTAAAGTAGAAATGATTCAATATATGAAAGGTAGTGCATATTCTGGAGAGTTATTTTCTACAGAACGACTTCCTAACCTAAATATTAAACAATTTGGACGAGGCTGTCCTTATGCAGCTTTAATTAGGCAGGGAATTCAAAAATGTACTGGTTGTGGAGAATGTTTCTTAAAAGGTAATGATGATGAGTCGCGTGAAGAATTTAAAGAATTTGTGAAGGTTGCTTATGATTATACAAAAGAGGTTTTAGCTGATTCTAAAACAGATATTGTGATATTAGATGAAATAAATAATGCTTTAAGATATGATTTGTTAACTATAAAAGATGTTCTGGATTTAATTTCCCTGAAGGATGAAAAGACTGAATTAATTATGACTGGGCGTGGATTCGATAAGAAAATTTTAGAAACTGCTGACCTAGTAACTGAAATGCAGGCGGTTAAGCATCCATATCAGGAACAAGGAATTACTAGTAGACGAGGGATTGAATATTAA
- the cobS gene encoding adenosylcobinamide-GDP ribazoletransferase, which yields MLKGKVITRLIIALQFLTRIPINIKVKFTPKNMAKSMVFYPIIGSGIGLVLIGLNLLFGLFWSDLVIKALILISLIIITGGLHLDGYMDTIDGIFSGRRKERMLEIMRDSRVGAHGVTGAFVLLLLKFVFLMELTDQIQIETLILMPTLSRWAMVYASAFYPYARKEEGLGKAHAELVGKREVMFASLWTVILAGLLLAFNGILLFILIWIITVIIIKVITKRIQGLTGDCYGAINELVELFTLLVLTLIY from the coding sequence ATGTTAAAAGGAAAAGTAATTACTAGATTAATAATAGCTTTACAATTTTTAACTAGGATTCCGATTAATATTAAGGTTAAGTTTACTCCTAAAAACATGGCTAAATCCATGGTGTTTTACCCTATAATTGGTAGTGGAATTGGATTGGTTTTAATTGGCTTGAATTTGCTTTTCGGTTTATTTTGGTCTGATTTAGTAATAAAGGCTTTAATACTTATATCATTAATTATTATTACAGGTGGTTTACACTTAGATGGATATATGGACACGATAGATGGAATATTTAGTGGACGTCGTAAAGAAAGAATGTTAGAAATTATGCGTGATAGTCGAGTTGGTGCTCATGGTGTGACAGGAGCTTTTGTATTATTATTACTGAAATTTGTATTTTTGATGGAACTTACTGATCAGATTCAAATAGAAACTTTAATATTAATGCCTACTCTTAGTAGATGGGCTATGGTCTATGCTTCGGCTTTTTATCCTTATGCTAGAAAAGAAGAGGGTTTAGGTAAAGCACATGCTGAACTTGTAGGAAAGAGAGAGGTTATGTTTGCTTCTTTATGGACTGTAATTCTAGCAGGGCTTTTACTGGCGTTTAATGGGATATTGCTTTTTATTCTAATTTGGATTATTACAGTTATAATTATTAAAGTAATTACTAAACGAATTCAAGGATTAACCGGTGATTGTTATGGAGCTATTAACGAATTAGTCGAATTATTTACTTTATTAGTATTAACCTTAATATATTAG
- the cobD gene encoding threonine-phosphate decarboxylase CobD: protein MIAQTGKGSINMVNNSKMHGGNIKAAAKEYDLQLEEIIDFSANINFLGPPSVVEEEIKASLDQIIHYPEPEAKTLCNELADYFGIQSRNVIVGNGEVELIYLISKVIQPSHALVLAPTFSEYEAAVESVGGKIELFKLSRYNNFKIDMKSLFSKLEESDIDLLFLCNPNNPTGDLITKSELLKLVEVAKNEETFVVLDEAFLDFLMNESEYTLISEAVQQENLLVLRSMTKFFAVPGLRIGYGIGNANLISKLESSKDPWNVNLFAQQVGVKVLKEDTYITKTKGTIKQEKEFLYQQLNQLKGLNPYRPTVNYILIDISDTEYNSQQLKSLLASKGILVRDCSTYHLLGKDFIRVAVKNREDNQKLIKELKLLLDLGGQ from the coding sequence ATGATAGCTCAGACTGGGAAAGGAAGTATAAATATGGTTAATAACTCAAAGATGCATGGTGGAAATATTAAAGCAGCGGCTAAGGAATATGATTTACAATTAGAAGAGATTATTGATTTTAGTGCTAATATTAATTTTTTAGGTCCACCATCTGTAGTTGAAGAAGAGATTAAAGCAAGTTTGGATCAAATAATTCATTATCCAGAACCAGAGGCTAAGACTTTATGTAATGAATTAGCTGATTATTTTGGAATCCAGTCTAGAAATGTAATAGTTGGGAATGGAGAAGTTGAACTTATTTATTTAATTAGTAAAGTGATTCAACCTAGTCATGCTTTAGTATTAGCACCTACATTTTCGGAGTATGAAGCAGCAGTAGAAAGTGTAGGAGGAAAAATAGAATTATTTAAGTTATCTAGGTATAATAATTTTAAGATAGATATGAAGAGTCTATTTAGTAAATTAGAAGAAAGTGATATTGATCTATTATTTTTATGTAACCCCAATAATCCTACTGGTGATTTAATTACTAAATCAGAATTACTAAAATTAGTAGAAGTTGCAAAAAATGAAGAAACTTTTGTGGTGCTTGATGAAGCTTTTCTTGATTTTTTAATGAATGAATCAGAATATACTTTAATTTCAGAAGCTGTTCAACAGGAGAACCTTTTAGTATTACGTTCTATGACTAAATTCTTTGCTGTTCCAGGCTTAAGAATAGGGTATGGAATTGGTAATGCAAATTTAATATCTAAGTTAGAATCAAGTAAAGATCCGTGGAATGTAAACTTATTTGCACAGCAGGTAGGAGTTAAGGTTTTAAAAGAAGATACTTATATTACAAAAACTAAAGGAACTATTAAACAGGAGAAAGAATTCTTATATCAGCAGTTAAATCAGTTGAAAGGGCTTAATCCTTATCGACCAACAGTTAATTATATTTTAATTGATATTTCAGATACTGAATATAATTCACAACAATTAAAAAGTTTGCTAGCTAGTAAAGGAATTTTAGTACGAGATTGTAGTACTTATCATTTATTAGGTAAAGATTTTATTAGAGTTGCAGTTAAAAATAGAGAAGATAATC
- a CDS encoding cobyrinate a,c-diamide synthase — MTQPRILIAGTQSGVGKTTLTIGLMAAMKKKGYKVQPYKVGPDYIDPGFHTIATGRVSRNLDSWMIPEERLIEIFLRNSQGADLSIIEGVMGLFDGHRKEEGKGSSADVAKILSTPVILVIDAKKLAQSGAALAYGYQNYNSDLNLIGVILNRVGSASHYQMIKEPIEELGISVLGYIPNQQQLELPERHLGLVPTAETPLLDDYIDELAEVILKYLDLNQLYELATETNDLELGEENLFIDQKSKTDIKLAVARDEAFNFYYEDNLELLESRGVKIEYFSPVNDERLPENIDGLYIGGGFPESFLEELSNNHSMRENIKKMIELGIPTYAECGGLMYLTEKIINFDGKEYEMVKVIPGVTAMQDRLQAMGYVKANVEVDNILLSKGQDIRGHEFHHSKLSDLPKDYEAAYTLTGGKGADGRLEGYVEDDLLATYLHLHFANNPRVVDNFIQKCEEFSGGVIYDEE, encoded by the coding sequence TTGACTCAGCCTCGAATTTTAATCGCTGGGACTCAGAGTGGAGTAGGTAAGACGACTTTAACTATAGGATTAATGGCAGCTATGAAGAAAAAAGGATATAAAGTACAACCTTATAAAGTTGGTCCTGATTATATAGATCCTGGATTTCATACAATAGCTACCGGAAGAGTTTCTCGTAATTTAGATAGTTGGATGATTCCTGAAGAACGATTGATTGAAATCTTTTTACGGAATAGTCAAGGTGCTGATTTATCGATTATCGAAGGAGTAATGGGACTCTTTGATGGACATAGAAAGGAAGAAGGGAAAGGGAGTAGTGCCGATGTGGCTAAAATTCTTTCAACACCGGTTATTTTAGTGATTGATGCTAAAAAATTAGCTCAAAGTGGAGCTGCTTTAGCCTATGGCTATCAAAATTATAATTCGGATTTAAATTTGATTGGAGTAATTTTAAATCGAGTTGGTAGTGCTAGTCATTATCAGATGATTAAAGAACCTATTGAGGAATTAGGTATTTCGGTTTTAGGTTATATTCCTAATCAGCAGCAGTTAGAATTACCGGAAAGACATTTAGGGTTAGTCCCTACTGCAGAAACACCTTTATTAGATGATTATATAGATGAATTGGCTGAAGTAATTTTGAAATACTTAGACTTGAATCAACTTTATGAATTGGCTACTGAAACTAATGATTTAGAATTAGGTGAAGAAAATTTATTTATAGATCAGAAATCTAAGACAGATATTAAACTAGCAGTAGCTAGAGATGAAGCTTTTAACTTTTATTATGAAGATAATTTAGAATTATTGGAGTCTAGAGGAGTAAAAATAGAATACTTTAGTCCAGTTAATGATGAAAGATTACCAGAAAATATTGATGGTCTATATATCGGCGGAGGATTTCCAGAAAGCTTTTTAGAAGAATTGAGTAATAATCATTCTATGAGAGAAAATATTAAAAAGATGATTGAGCTTGGAATCCCTACCTATGCTGAATGTGGAGGGTTAATGTATTTAACTGAAAAAATAATTAATTTTGATGGTAAAGAATATGAAATGGTAAAAGTAATTCCAGGAGTTACAGCAATGCAGGATCGTTTACAAGCAATGGGATATGTAAAAGCCAATGTAGAGGTGGACAATATTTTATTATCTAAAGGACAGGATATAAGAGGTCATGAATTTCATCATTCTAAATTGTCTGATTTACCTAAAGATTATGAAGCAGCTTATACTTTAACTGGAGGTAAAGGAGCCGATGGTAGATTAGAAGGATATGTTGAAGATGATCTATTAGCTACTTATCTACATCTTCATTTTGCTAATAATCCGCGAGTAGTTGATAATTTTATTCAAAAATGTGAAGAATTTAGTGGAGGTGTTATTTATGATGAAGAATAA